Proteins from one Corticium candelabrum chromosome 4, ooCorCand1.1, whole genome shotgun sequence genomic window:
- the LOC134178469 gene encoding uncharacterized protein LOC134178469: MEDELQNELDEPKPTFIPSNLYRLIYKAHDSYDIASEQLVFDEEQLYRLCKDHTKTSVQTCSRTNRKRIRFEELTNEYTVVGMCGQCLLIAEYLLQRNEISDSFLKSLQKDASSLPFGLYFCTSKGEYPALCILWNPNDSSAFESKALVLLRILCQLTSALWVFDNTNIETLRGVATKDTEVKLLTTVMKQDDFEELVGNAPFVLKGESKIDNNGYQVISNNTRFCLLSETLGVRVEDRTESKPLVSDCYSRCGDFTDIVRQLENYLVEFENSFTTLFATNLTQERLNLSPNLEKKLKGAEELLLSLCPTAEFMFRKQEALSLLTQRLSTALIDEPPDQSCDSQLYFCKTCDSISAESKCSPCDETGVRADERFVEEWDRLSKQKDKAKDMKPSDSLLQDLSECIAFLELLETATSKAADKLKASTMNSKEFGQAFFGFLEEPKPASGKPQHIRWLIKTAKSSWSSLKKITWFSAEERTDISHKSHPTALETYTTHRSHLLCKVVFRSDSDVAKLHFTSFDTNPGCTNFSLSGKVTITSQPFLMVHKRSSQLCCDAAANEVLFCFFNSRDYVCVILQNRISLDKAISIYSISNRRTPSVHALPTSVQCIQHAAYMSDELHLIAMVSSSVEKTVTPSFASIQVLSNEKGSGDYFSFPVTRMSKSKEQLKIKRIQFIPRLRLLSILYEDSLVHIWKVDSPELRFRVTFPQTFDCLSYSPDGCYFLLAQTIDSKQLNISAYRMCTVPGDRQVDETCRLSSINVCASLDCLLSDCYFLATAVTKDEIRISFVGPKTTVFQHCNFPLDQRKIDTKLVTGDERKISKTPLEAFQTALRDCFRVFPTTTPCDSKDLTFSEKLVVVRQDNEDLSDLSVLLRKWLGSQIVSAVKEQGKSVRKLKFVKNVFVKSMKNLNTQEYSRKSIFGTLIIELICLLPVQIVRANESHVLPINSGLKVMTLERLSRVLNRSNLCDGMDFGPIESVIEHYGGRVKVISNIGRSSTGKSYLGNHLFGSLFEVAATKCTNGVWMSCHCMSTCRCNNCMEISEDCRRPTLLVAFDVEGFDSIDRVLRGDTLLSQLIFSLSSVIFLNMSGKALDRGIQKMLKNFASGVSAICTASMDRPEGHQLSENTSLKYGNFIYGDIALFEGTFVPLLKDIQADEIDSLSFQIHDEMIETKNRTPQLKILFKKTASAVLRTFQTQQYYKDVEQLYLHVVEPSLCLFQNGAWFLRKVRAVVRQLMTNENRSLQDYFVDTTKQHVTEAIEDALVRGRFSSFAGEIEISDDSRISTKPFVVDVTLRKPTSIGKKYFLVGYWKGQAVFACKGFCNFVTRLCLDSEKGELSVERDASNVPLSHVVVSSTGEIDPKFASANEFNLIERDDFFVLEDTYDGAQKFLLQVLDMFRKGSERTESNEKNEWQPNFVDFILEIVERRCNRVKLWLEVLAKEVHVEKEAFTRIMPPAVHHRYKNFSEWFRICGAACGVQNCRFTCLLPCTHAVGERNRHNCLNKVHLCQKDCVYGCKGEDGEKARCTKGAGHHAISGDVEHKCSSENHQCLQKCRLLKNGCKERCNKSAKHDGVHDCGNRHNCPNKCNVLFCPAECKFGIDCQHSLCLCSEPRCNYLCELPGCLNFCVQVHGHVSDNSRPHLCGHTHECPALCQHVGVCERMNRSDETLILFTHVSSESQEIVEASKEYCIQTSKVAKCSNVITVSSFSHEKQHSCRGDHTCQAKCPLCRKLCTKSVNETGSHRGRHGIQNGHGLMLHSYLAGNSNQNPIKSSDNGTKYAISDFLYKETCAEVCLIDAFGGRGHSHVCNIDDDPNLNSLQYRPLETELIPDDGYQKGLCSHEDFWIRMEFDDPCRNEEFNMCRARCGICESSYCTRKLGHIDENEHNQSSACLNERCFVSSDGHHFECNHTPNFHIVFVFDTSASMTTSDFQPPSDIRVHETCQNRFGAVLWCALEMLRSHQWIANRCQVTMVTFSSEGLAIFKRKSLYEADKTFSDILQNGTNIPSSQSFLSSLMIANADSVSNDKDITLEGNTSFAEGLKEAKSAIEENLKSDETPVIAFFSDGHNNASDNSDIETQIRKIGNLNCKPPRMYLVYSETKAVDLLLKMKNWLEEEFVGQRSSCKVECCPCGRTWNGLRDQFMKIAQDCAQSQFVVPLIDGYNQQVEWLCIQEQSDTDRLQSRPARLVLSSSVYFKLLVFLRPIWSRYAKQTSHKDHGRERQDTSVLLYGSSHDCLNEIMKDLASSHGFYVDKTDLNGLSGAEQRDEIRNAFKRGRSAASGSSVLLLFSQLDLAFYNWDGYNADNGEPEFLLQLALLKLQPPRNVDLCVCCTSSNPWVISNPVLSSFSLLVEISHPTGKEIGKIVNCCFSSGIQETRNRIQHKLMGSSLTSVYKCLKEIGGNVDVLLQDDFILERAEENRRTDFVPEHLCNRIKTKQQALRYFDGKRRLLEMSRYPQHCGILVESDIFRYYSAKLPREQILSTLIGDHQYKSIEVHCRQNGSPGNVSCVVIVGPNDALSHWISSFIAHKVAGWYTWIAANTLKFCSLQQIFFQSLLDTTNNSVVIYAESLDTASKSNLEFLHRLIDNLLKRKKRLQMVVSVSKNMENEARKIIKNSGWSLDATIRHDLFVPLNAERTRQCLNLLLDINYSNWSSMSDQHLSWIASMTKEKSFEEVFNILNMAFDRTLVDYVDCTHVQAVAVTYNEPKPPMNGHYFIASTSKAICAVPLTENISRQAEFKLTPRRLAVEDVALVLKLPYRFTHEKLAKTERSCVEEIEKRIIKISCDHAVVFAERHVGSAENESTNKYCKSMAEEFVVADSDSEAASMEISDMDNCNPTVADQTAVRDEHPSGLQELSELHDVVSEASEEDSADTDNLAAGFSEMTAFFCSPGKADPPCTLANGEYKLSPVFYFGKFRKSDRFERLRVSVTLPDGFSRVHSNVCLWHSSTNEYQLPNWKKVICRWTSAEKRNISFKTKDLFGLWALTKCQSGLCNTISGDFVACLYAAECPKEGTGWKFRVYVLPNEKLQILDNLEKSRIRVGYRVDGPREAKTNSQQLSVACNVGSGWRLANDMKDTVPEHSGRPRSCPKPLEYTIDRVPNTAEETFSVSFKLLGTSLYVQHSFPKKGSSCGMVDDLETDLFSEAIISTTTTSSKEENVAAKMELKDLLSLANVLGFNEKEIATISEKASETTDSVKAWACELIIRWKDAARRRGITEDSRKQHLASALLSDEVSREDLADMLLQTETAQSQ, translated from the exons ATGGAGGACGAGCTGCAAAATG AGCTGGATGAGCCAAAACCAACGTTCATTCCAAGTAATCTGTATCGGCTAATTTACAAAGCTCACGATTCTTATGATATAGCGTCGGAACAATTGGTATTTGACGAGGAGCAGCTTTACAGGCTGTGCAAAGATCATACCAAAACATCCGTGCAGACTTGTTCAAGAACCAACAGAAAGAGAATTCGCTTTGAAGAGCTGACGAATGAGTACACTGTTGTTGGAATGTGCGGTCAATGCTTACTTATCGCAGAGTATTTACTGCAAAGAAACGAAATTTCCGACAGTTTTTTAAAATCTTTACAGAAAGATGCAAGCAGTCTGCCGTTTGGTTTGTACTTTTGTACTTCAAAGGGCGAATATCCTGCTCTCTGCATTCTTTGGAATCCCAATGATTCCAGTGCGTTTGAGTCAAAAGCGTTAGTATTGCTTAGAATATTGTGTCAACTAACTTCTGCATTGTGGGTATTTGACAATACTAATATTGAAACTCTGAGGGGTGTTGCAACGAAAGATACTGAAGTGAAGCTTTTGACAACAGTGATGAAACAAG ATGATTTTGAGGAATTGGTTGGTAACGCTCCGTTTGTACTGAAGGGTGAGTCTAAAATCGACAATAATGGCTACCAAGTCATCTCTAACAATACgagattttgtcttctttctgagACGCTTGGCGTTAGAGTCGAAGACAGGACGGAATCAAAGCCACTAGTGTCAGACTGCTATTCAAGATGTGGCGATTTTACAGATATCGTTAGGCAGTTGGAAAACTATTTAGTAGAGTTTGAAAACAGTTTTACAACTCTATTTGCAACAAATTTGACTCAAGAAAGGCTCAACCTGAGCCCCAACTTGGAAAAAAAATTGAAAGGAGCTGAAGAGTTGCTGCTTTCTCTGTGTCCAACGGCAGAATTTATGTTTAGAAAGCAAGAGGCTCTTTCTCTCTTAACTCAGAGGTTAAGTACAGCCTTGATAGATGAACCACCTGACCAATCGTGCGATTCCCAATTATACTTTTGTAAAACGTGTGATAGTATCAGCGCAGAATCTAAATGTAGTCCATGCGATGAAACGGGTGTTCGGGCTGACGAACGGTTTGTAGAGGAATGGGATCGCTTGTCTAAACAGAAGGATAAAGCCAAGGACATGAAACCTTCTGATAGCCTTTTACAAGATTTGAGCGAATGCATTGCGTTTCTGGAACTTTTAGAAACTGCCACGTCCAAAGCTGCTGACAAGCTAAAAGCTAGCACGATGAATTCCAAAGAATTTGGACAAGCATTTTTTGGCTTCTTAGAAGAACCAAAACCAGCAAGCGGTAAACCGCAGCATATTCGCTGGCTAATAAAAACAGCTAAGTCCAGCTGGTCTAGTTTGAAGAAAATAACATGGTTTAGTGCGGAAGAACGTACTGACATCAGCCACAAAAGCCACCCAACTGCTCTAGAGACATATACTACACACAGATCACATCTTTTGTGCAAAGTTGTTTTTAGGAGCGACTCTGATGTAGCTAAACTTCATTTTACTAGTTTCGATACTAACCCAGGCTGTACTaatttttctttgtctggtaAAGTTACCATTACTTCTCAACCTTTCCTAATGGTGCACAAACGTTCCTCTCAGCTGTGCTGTGATGCTGCTGCAAATGAAGtccttttttgttttttcaaTTCTCGCGATTATGTTTGCGTCATATTACAGAACCGAAttagcttggataaggctatTTCTATCTATTCAATTTCGAATCGGCGCACTCCTTCCGTACATGCTCTTCCAACTAGCGTGCAATGCATTCAGCATGCTGCTTATATGTCTGATGAGCTACATCTTATAGCCATGGTTTCTAGTTCGGTAGAAAAAACCGTAACACCAAGTTTTGCTTCGATTCAAGTATTGTCTAACGAAAAGGGCAGTGGAGACTATTTTTCATTTCCCGTAACTCGAATGTCAAAGTCCAAAGAACAGTTGAAGATAAAAAGAATACAGTTTATTCCACGTTTGAGACTTCTAAGCATTTTATACGAAGACTCGTTGGTTCATATTTGGAAAGTTGATTCTCCAGAGTTGCGCTTCAGAGTTACTTTCCCACAAACTTTCGACTGTTTATCTTATTCTCCAGATGGCTGCTATTTCTTACTTGCCCAAACCATCGATAGCAAGCAACTTAACATTTCTGCCTACCGGATGTGTACAGTCCCAggagacagacaagtagacgaGACTTGTCGTCTGTCATCGATTAATGTGTGCGCAAGTTTGGATTGCTTACTATCAGATTGCTACTTTCTTGCTACAGCCGTTACCAAAGATGAAATTAGAATATCGTTTGTGGGCCCCAAAACTACTGTTTTTCAGCATTGTAATTTTCCACTGGACCAAAGGAAGATTGATACCAAATTGGTCACTGGCGATGAACGCAAAATTAGCAAAACGCCTCTTGAGGCATTTCAGACTGCTCTCCGAGACTGTTTCCGTGTATTTCCCACTACGACTCCATGTGACTCAAAAGATTTAACATTTTCTGAAAAATTGGTAGTAGTACGACAAGACAATGAAGATTTGTCAGATCTCTCAGTTCTCTTGAGAAAATGGCTTGGATCACAAATCGTTTCCGCTGTCAAAGAGCAAGGAAAAAGTGTAAggaaattaaaatttgtaaagAATGTTTTTGTGAAGTCGATGAAAAATTTGAATACCCAAGAATATTCGAGGAAGTCTATTTTCGGAACTTTGATAATCGAACTTATTTGTTTGCTACCTGTGCAGATAGTTCGAGCAAATGAAAGTCACGTTTTGCCAATTAACAGCGGGTTAAAGGTCATGACTTTAGAAAGGTTGTCACGTGTTTTGAATCGATCAAACCTCTGTGATGGTATGGATTTTGGTCCAATCGAGTCAGTGATAGAGCACTATGGAGGTCGTGTCAAGGTGATTTCTAACATCGGTCGTTCTTCGACAGGAAAGAGTTATCTTGGAAATCATCTCTTCGGATCACTCTTTGAGGTAGCGGCTACCAAATGTACCAACGGTGTTTGGATGTCTTGTCATTGTATGTCGACATGTCGGTGTAACAACTGTATGGAAATTTCAGAAGATTGTCGCCGTCCCACGCTTTTAGTTGCGTTTGATGTAGAAGGGTTTGACTCGATAGATCGCGTGCTTAGGGGCGACACTCTGTTGTCTCAGTTAATCTTTTCTCTTAGTTCAGTAATCTTTCTAAATATGAGTGGAAAGGCATTGGACAGAGGCATTCAAAAAATGTTGAAAAACTTTGCATCTGGAGTCTCTGCGATCTGTACAGCCTCTATGGATAGACCTGAAGGTCACCAGTTGTCAGAAAACACTAGTTTGAAATATGGAAATTTCATTTATGGCGACATTGCTCTATTTGAAGGAACTTTTGTGCCTTTGTTAAAGGATATACAGGCAGATGAGATCGATAGTTTGAGTTTTCAGATTCACGATGAAATGATTGAAACTAAAAACAGAACTCCCCAACTGAAAATTCTGTTTAAGAAAACAGCATCTGCAGTGTTACGGACTTTCCAAACCCAACAATACTACAAAGATGTTGAACAACTATACTTGCATGTTGTAGAGCCGTCTTTGTGTCTATTTCAAAATGGAGCATGGTTTTTACGAAAAGTAAGAGCTGTGGTAAGGCAATTGATGACTAACGAGAATAGGTCTCTTCAAGATTACTTCGTTGACACAACAAAGCAGCACGTGACAGAGGCCATTGAAGATGCTTTGGTGAGAGGCAGATTCTCTTCGTTTGCTGGTGAAATCGAAATATCTGACGATAGTCGAATTAGCACGAAGCCGTTTGTTGTAGATGTTACTCTTAGAAAACCAACCtcaatcggcaagaaatacTTTTTGGTTGGTTATTGGAAGGGTCAGGCTGTGTTTGCTTGTAAAGGCTTTTGCAACTTTGTAACAAGACTGTGTCTCGACAGCGAAAAAGGCGAACTTTCTGTTGAAAGAGATGCGTCGAATGTGCCTTTGTCACATGTTGTAGTATCTTCAACAGGAGAAATTGATCCAAAATTTGCCTCTGCAAACGAATTCAATTTGATAGAACGTGATGACTTTTTTGTATTAGAAGACACTTATGATGGAGCACAAAAATTCTTGCTGCAAGTGCTTGACATGTTTCGAAAGGGAAGCGAGAGAACTGAAAGCAATGAGAAGAATGAGTGGCAGCCGAACTTTGTTGACTTTATCTTAGAGATTGTAGAAAGGCGCTGTAATAGAGTGAAGTTGTGGCTTGAAGTATTGGCTAAGGAAGTACATGTTGAGAAAGAAGCGTTTACTAGAATTATGCCGCCTGCGGTCCACCATCGCTATAAGAATTTTTCTGAGTGGTTTCGCATTTGTGGTGCAGCGTGTGGTGTACAAAATTGTCGTTTTACTTGCTTACTGCCTTGCACACATGCTGTTGGAGAAAGGAACCGCCATAACTGCTTAAACAAGGTACATTTGTGCCAAAAGGATTGTGTTTATGGTTGTAAAGGGGAAGACGGTGAAAAGGCAAGGTGCACAAAAGGGGCTGGTCATCACGCTATTTCCGGAGATGTTGAACACAAATGCAGTTCGGAAAATCATCAATGCTTGCAAAAATGTCGTTTACTAAAAAATGGTTGTAAAGAGAGATGCAACAAGTCAGCAAAGCACGATGGAGTTCACGACTGTGGAAATCGGCATAATTGCCCGAACAAGTGCAATGTACTATTTTGTCCCGCCGAATGTAAGTTTGGAATTGACTGCCAGCACAGCTTGTGCCTTTGCAGCGAGCCTCGTTGCAATTATCTGTGTGAATTGCCTGGTTGCTTGAATTTTTGTGTGCAAGTTCATGGACATGTGTCAGACAATTCTAGGCCACATCTTTGCGGACATACTCACGAATGTCCTGCTCTTTGTCAACATGTAGGTGTCTGCGAACGGATGAACCGATCTGACGAAACTCTGATATTGTTTACTCATGTTAGCTCTGAATCACAGGAAATCGTTGAGGCTTCTAAAGAGTATTGTATACAGACTTCTAAAGTAGCCAAGTGCAGTAACgtcataaccgtttcaagttTCAGTCATGAAAAACAGCACAGTTGTAGAGGAGACCATACTTGTCAAGCAAAATGTCCCCTGTGTCGTAAACTTTGCACTAAATCTGTGAACGAAACGGGTAGCCATAGGGGAAGACATGGTATTCAAAATGGACATGGCTTAATGTTGCATTCGTATCTGGCTGGAAATAGTAATCAAAACCCAATAAAAAGTAGCGATAACGGAACCAAATACGCTATATCCGATTTCTTGTATAAGGAAACTTGTGCTGAAGTTTGTTTGATAGACGCTTTCGGAGGAAGGGGACATTCTCATGTTTGTAACATAGATGACGATCCAAATTTGAATTCTTTGCAATATCGCCCTTTGGAAACAGAATTGATTCCTGACGATGGTTACCAAAAAGGTTTATGTTCTCACGAAGACTTTTGGATACGTATGGAATTTGACGATCCTTGCCGCAACGAAGAGTTCAATATGTGTCGCGCTCGTTGCGGAATTTGTGAAAGTAGTTACTGCACAAGAAAGCTTGGACACATTGACGAAAATGAGCATAACCAATCAAGCGCTTGTCTAAACGAGCGTTGCTTTGTGTCTTCTGATGGGCATCATTTTGAATGCAATCATACTCCCAATTTTCATATAGTATTTGTTTTTGATACTTCGGCATCAATGACGACATCGGACTTTCAGCCTCCTTCTGATATTCGTGTCCATGAAACCTGCCAAAACCGATTTGGAGCAGTGCTGTGGTGTGCATTAGAGATGCTTCGGTCTCATCAATGGATAGCAAACAGATGTCAAGTGACCATGGTAACGTTTTCATCCGAAGGACTTGCAATATTTAAGCGAAAATCACTATATGAAGCAGATAAAACGTTTTCTGACATTTTGCAGAATGGAACTAATATACCATCTTCCCAATCTTTCCTATCGAGCTTAATGATAGCTAATGCAGACTCTGTTAGCAATGACAAAGATATTACATTAGAAGGAAATACGTCGTTTGCAGAGGGTCTGAAAGAGGCCAAATCTGCTATTGAAGAAAACTTGAAATCGGACGAAACTCCAGTTATTGCGTTTTTCTCTGATGGTCACAACAATGCATCCGATAACAGTGATATCGAAACGCAAATAAGGAAAATAGGAAATTTAAATTGCAAACCTCCTAGAATGTATTTGGTTTACAGCGAAACAAAAGCTGTTGATTTATTGCTTAAGATGAAAAATTGGCTTGAAGAGGAATTCGTTGGACAGAGGTCTTCTTGCAAAGTAGAATGTTGTCCGTGCGGACGGACATGGAATGGATTGAGAGATCAGTTTATGAAAATAGCACAAGACTGCGCACAAAGCCAGTTTGTTGTTCCACTAATTGATGGCTACAATCAGCAAGTCGAATGGCTTTGTATTCAGGAGCAATCTGATACAGATAGGTTACAGTCACGGCCAGCTCGATTGGTTTTGTCAAGTTCTGTCTACTTCAAACTTCTTGTCTTTTTGCGACCAATCTGGTCTAGATACGCAAAACAAACTTCGCACAAAGATCATGGCCGGGAACGACAAGATACCTCTGTTTTACTTTACGGGAGTTCTCATGATTGCCTGAATGAGATTATGAAAGACTTGGCATCGTCTCATGGTTTCTATGTTGATAAAACAGACTTGAATGGCCTTTCTGGAGCAGAACAACGTGATGAAATTAGAAACGCTTTTAAAAGAGGTAGGTCAGCAGCTTCTGGTTCTAGCGTTTTACTTCTGTTTAGCCAATTGGATTTAGCTTTTTACAATTGGGACGGTTATAATGCTGACAATGGAGAACCAGAATTTCTGCTTCAATTGGCTCTCCTCAAACTGCAACCTCCTAGAAACGTAGATTTGTGCGTTTGTTGCACATCTTCAAACCCGTGGGTTATTAGTAATCCAGTTTTGAGCAGCTTTAGTTTGCTTGTGGAAATTTCTCATCCTACAGGAAAAGAAATCGGCAAAATCGTCAATTGCTGCTTTTCCTCTGGTATTCAGGAAACACGAAATCGCATTCAGCACAAACTTATGGGCTCTAGTTTAACTAGCGTTTACAAGTGTTTGAAAGAAATCGGCGGCAATGTCGACGTTTTGTTGCAGGATGACTTCATTTTGGAAAGAGCTGAAGAAAACCGTCGTACAGATTTTGTTCCTGAGCATCTTTGCAATCGGATTAAAACTAAACAACAGGCACTTCGGTATTTCGATGGTAAACGGAGACTTTTAGAAATGAGCCGTTATCCCCAACATTGCGGTATATTAGTCGAGTCCGATATATTTCGCTATTACTCTGCTAAACTGCCCCGCGAACAGATTTTGTCGACTCTCATTGGAGACCACCAGTACAAAAGCATAGAAGTGCACTGTAGGCAAAATGGATCTCCTGGGAATGTGAGttgtgttgtcattgttggtCCTAACGATGCTCTGAGTCATTGGATCTCTTCCTTTATTGCTCACAAAGTAGCAGGATGGTACACTTGGATTGCAGCAAATACTTTGAAATTTTGCTCTTTGCAGCAAATCTTTTTTCAATCGCTGCTTGATACCACAAACAATTCTGTAGTTATCTACGCTGAGAGTCTGGATACGGCATCCAAAAGTAACTTAGAATTTTTGCATCGCCTAATAGATAACTTGTTGAAGCGTAAGAAACGCTTACAAATGGTTGTCAGTGTCAGTAAGAATATGGAAAACGAAGCAAGAAAGATAATAAAAAATTCTGGATGGTCGCTTGATGCCACTATCAGACATGATCTATTCGTTCCATTGAACGCGGAACGTACTCGTCAGTGCTTGAATCTACTTCTTGATATTAACTATTCTAATTGGAGCAGCATGAGTGATCAACACCTTTCTTGGATAGCTTCGATGACTAAAGAAAAAAGCTTTGAAGAAGTGTTTAATATACTTAATATGGCTTTTGATCGTACACTGGTAGACTATGTTGACTGTACGCATGTGCAAGCGGTTGCTGTTACTTATAACGAACCAAAACCACCGATGAACGGtcattattttattgcatcGACCTCTAAAGCAATTTGTGCCGTCCCTCTGACAGAAAACATCAGCAGACAAGCTGAATTCAAATTGACTCCTAGACGTCTAGCCGTGGAAGATGTTGCGTTGGTCTTAAAACTTCCATATCGATTTACTCATGAGAAGCTAGCGAAAACTGAAAGAAGCTGCGTAGAGGAAATTGAGAAGAGAATTATTAAGATCTCGTGTGACCATGCAGTTGTGTTTGCGGAAAGGCATGTGGGATCGGCAGAAAATGAAAGTACCAATAAGTATTGTAAATCTATGGCTGAAGAGTTTGTAGTTGCAGATAGTGACAGTGAAGCTGCAAGCATGGAAATTTCAGATATGGACAATTGTAATCCTACTGTAGCCGACCAAACTGCCGTTAGGGACGAGCACCCATCAGGTCTGCAGGAACTTAGTGAGTTACATGACGTGGTCAGTGAAGCTTCAGAAGAGGACAGTGCGGACACAGATAATTTGGCAGCAGGTTTTTCTGAGATGACGGCATTTTTTTGTTCTCCTGGTAAGGCGGATCCTCCTTGCACTTTAGCAAATGGAGAATACAAACTGAGCCCTGTGTTTTACTTTGGGAAATTTCGCAAATCTGACCGGTTTGAAAGACTTCGAGTATCCGTCACTTTGCCAGATGGATTTTCACGAGTACACTCTAACGTTTGTTTGTGGCACAGTTCAACTAACGAATACCAGTTGCCCAATTGGAAGAAGGTCATCTGTCGCTGGACATCTGCAGAAAAGCGCAACATATCATTTAAGACAAAGGACCTTTTTGGGTTATGGGCGTTGACAAAGTGCCAGTCTGGACTTTGTAACACCATTTCTGGTGATTTCGTGGCTTGTTTGTATGCCGCAGAGTGTCCGAAGGAAGGAACCGGATGGAAGTTTAGAGTATATGTACTACCAAACGAAAAACTACAG ATTTTAGACAACTTGGAAAAAAGTCGAATTCGCGTTGGGTACCGAGTCGACGGTCCGCGCGAGGCAAAAACTAATTCTCAACAGTTGAGTGTTGCATGCAATGTCGGCAGCGGATGGCGTCTTGCAAACGACATGAAG GACACCGTACCAGAGCACAGCGGAAGACCTCGTAGTTGTCCTAAGCCACTCGAGTACACAATTGATCGCGTACCAAACACTGCTGAAGAAACGTTTTCCGTTTCGTTTAAATTATTGGGAACCAGTTTGTATGTACAGCATAGTTTTCCAAAAAAG GGATCATCTTGTGGGATGGTGGATGATTTAGAAACAGACCTATTCTCAGAAGCGATCATATCAACAACGACAACATCGTCCAAGGAAGAAAATGTCGCTGCCAAAATGGAGTTAAAAGACCTTTTATCTTTAGCAAATGTTTTGGGTTTTAACGAGAAAGAAATTGCTACCATTTCTGAGAAAGCCAGTGAAACAACTGATAGCGTGAAGGCGTGGGCGTGCGAGCTCATCATACGATGGAAAGATGCCGCTAGGAGAAGGGGTATCACAGAAGATTCTCGCAAGCAGCACCTCGCAAGTGCCTTACTGTCCGATGAAGTTTCGAGAGAAGACCTTGCAGACATGTTGCTTCAAACAGAAACTGCTCAATCTCAGTAA